One Mycobacteriales bacterium DNA segment encodes these proteins:
- a CDS encoding APC family permease translates to MSLLTRVAKRLVIGRPVSSDRLGDTTLSKRIALPIFASDALSSVTYATQEILLVLTVAGTAYLFVAPWVAAAIVLLFAIVVASYRQVVRAYPSGGGDYEVATKNLGRFAGLTVASALLVDYVLTVAVSVSAGVDNVISAFPGLNPVRVELAVVLVAVLAAANLRGLRESGTAFAIPTYGFAAGVMVLIVTGLIRLVFGSTPQAESAAWTVNPEPGHEHLAGLALLFFALRAFSSGCTALTGIEAIANGVPAFRPPKSRNAAITLGMLGLLAVTMFGGITALALVSDVHVAANTCDLIGFTGNCATDPQRTVIAQLGAAIFGGDHSVGFFYIQAVSALILVLAANTAFNGFPLLGSVLAQDRYLPRQLHTRGDRLVFSNGILVLAGFAMLLIWAFDASVTRLIQLYIIGVFTSFTLGQLGMVRHWNRNLRTEQDPGVRRRMMRSRVINATGGTVTAVVLVIVLIEKFLLGAWIVVIAMPVIFWIMKSINRHYTRVAEELVPDDERGMLPSRVHAIVLVSKLHKPTLRALAYAKATRPDTLTALTVNVDEQETRALQEEWDRRDIRLPLTIVESPYREITRPVLDFVKRQRRESPRDVVAVFVPEYVVGRWWEHLLHNQSALRLKGRLLFTPGVMVTSVPWQLASSARAAGRPERAQPGAARRGLDDRTRTSSEHPDQTPAPAPAPGANGRDPVRTAEARAGADADPRP, encoded by the coding sequence GTGTCGCTGCTGACGAGGGTCGCCAAGCGGCTGGTGATCGGGCGTCCGGTCAGCAGTGACCGGCTTGGGGACACCACGCTGTCCAAGCGCATCGCCCTGCCCATCTTCGCCAGCGACGCACTCTCCTCGGTGACGTACGCGACGCAGGAGATCCTGCTCGTGCTCACCGTCGCCGGGACCGCGTACCTGTTCGTGGCGCCGTGGGTGGCCGCGGCGATCGTGCTGCTGTTCGCGATCGTGGTCGCGTCCTACCGCCAGGTCGTGCGGGCGTACCCGTCCGGCGGCGGGGACTACGAGGTGGCCACGAAGAACCTGGGCCGCTTCGCCGGGCTGACCGTGGCCAGCGCGCTGCTGGTGGACTACGTGCTCACGGTCGCGGTGTCGGTCTCGGCCGGCGTGGACAACGTCATCTCCGCGTTCCCGGGGCTGAACCCGGTCCGGGTGGAGCTCGCGGTCGTCCTGGTCGCGGTGCTGGCGGCGGCCAACCTGCGCGGGCTGCGGGAGTCTGGCACCGCGTTCGCCATCCCGACGTACGGGTTCGCGGCCGGGGTGATGGTGCTCATCGTGACCGGGCTGATCCGGCTCGTGTTCGGCAGCACGCCGCAGGCGGAGAGCGCGGCCTGGACGGTCAACCCCGAACCCGGGCACGAACATCTGGCCGGGCTCGCCCTGCTGTTCTTCGCGCTGCGCGCGTTCTCCTCCGGCTGTACGGCGCTGACCGGGATCGAGGCGATCGCCAACGGGGTGCCCGCGTTCCGGCCGCCGAAGAGCCGCAACGCGGCCATCACGCTGGGCATGCTCGGCCTGCTGGCGGTGACGATGTTCGGCGGCATCACCGCGCTCGCGCTGGTCTCCGACGTGCACGTGGCGGCCAACACCTGCGACCTGATCGGCTTCACCGGCAACTGCGCCACCGACCCGCAGCGGACCGTCATCGCCCAGCTCGGCGCGGCCATCTTCGGCGGCGACCACTCGGTCGGGTTCTTCTACATCCAGGCCGTCTCCGCGCTGATCCTGGTGCTGGCCGCGAACACCGCGTTCAACGGGTTCCCGCTGCTGGGCTCGGTGCTGGCCCAGGACCGCTACCTGCCGCGGCAGCTGCACACCCGCGGCGACCGGCTGGTGTTCTCCAACGGCATCCTCGTGCTGGCCGGGTTCGCGATGCTGCTGATCTGGGCCTTCGACGCCTCGGTGACGCGGCTCATCCAGCTCTACATCATCGGCGTGTTCACCTCCTTCACCCTCGGCCAGCTCGGCATGGTCCGGCACTGGAACCGCAACCTGCGCACCGAGCAGGACCCGGGCGTCCGGCGCCGGATGATGCGGTCCCGGGTGATCAACGCGACCGGCGGCACCGTGACCGCGGTCGTGCTGGTCATCGTGCTGATCGAGAAGTTCCTGCTCGGGGCCTGGATCGTGGTCATCGCGATGCCGGTGATCTTCTGGATCATGAAGTCGATCAACCGGCACTACACCCGGGTCGCCGAGGAGCTGGTGCCCGACGACGAGCGCGGCATGCTGCCGAGCCGGGTGCACGCGATCGTGCTGGTCTCCAAGCTGCACAAGCCGACCCTGCGCGCGCTGGCGTACGCGAAGGCGACGCGGCCGGACACCCTCACCGCGCTGACCGTGAACGTCGACGAGCAGGAGACCCGGGCGCTGCAGGAGGAGTGGGACCGTCGCGACATCAGGCTGCCGCTGACGATCGTGGAGTCGCCGTACCGGGAGATCACCCGGCCGGTGCTCGACTTCGTCAAGCGGCAGCGGCGGGAGTCGCCCCGCGACGTGGTCGCCGTCTTCGTCCCCGAGTACGTCGTGGGCCGCTGGTGGGAGCACCTGCTGCACAACCAGAGTGCGCTGCGCCTCAAGGGCCGGCTGCTGTTCACGCCCGGCGTCATGGTGACCTCGGTGCCCTGGCAGCTGGCGTCCTCGGCCCGGGCGGCGGGGCGGCCGG
- a CDS encoding TrkA family potassium uptake protein, whose protein sequence is MHIVVMGCGRVGSSLARNLERVGHSVAIIDQNRAAFRRLGPDFAGDQITGVGFARETLHRAGIDRAGAFAAVSSGDNSNIIAARVARETFGVAHVVARIYDPKRAEVYERLGIPTVATVPWTVNRFLSALLGDKHAEDWRDPSGAVSLVKVPLHEGWIGHKVKALEAATDARVAFLTRFGRGVLPTGSTMLQDGDQVHLLVTDDIADDVERAAAAAPSTEGH, encoded by the coding sequence GTGCACATCGTGGTCATGGGCTGCGGCCGGGTCGGCTCGAGTCTCGCCCGCAACCTGGAGCGGGTCGGGCACTCGGTCGCGATCATCGACCAGAACCGGGCGGCCTTCCGAAGGCTCGGCCCGGACTTCGCCGGCGACCAGATCACCGGCGTCGGGTTCGCCCGGGAGACGCTGCACCGGGCCGGCATCGACCGGGCCGGCGCGTTCGCAGCGGTGAGCAGCGGGGACAACTCCAACATCATCGCCGCCCGGGTGGCCCGGGAGACATTCGGCGTCGCGCACGTCGTCGCCCGGATCTACGACCCCAAGCGGGCCGAGGTCTACGAGCGGCTCGGCATCCCGACCGTGGCCACCGTGCCCTGGACCGTGAACCGCTTCCTGTCCGCGCTGCTCGGCGACAAGCACGCGGAGGACTGGCGGGACCCCTCCGGCGCGGTGTCGCTGGTCAAGGTCCCGCTGCACGAGGGCTGGATCGGGCACAAGGTGAAGGCGCTGGAGGCCGCGACCGACGCCCGGGTGGCGTTCCTCACCCGGTTCGGCCGGGGCGTGCTGCCGACCGGCTCGACCATGCTGCAGGACGGCGATCAGGTGCACCTGCTGGTCACCGACGACATCGCCGACGACGTCGAGCGGGCGGCCGCGGCCGCCCCGAGCACCGAGGGGCACTGA
- a CDS encoding TrkA family potassium uptake protein, which yields MRVAIAGAGGVGRSIANELIEHEHDVMLIERDPDKVDPDRVPRAEWLAADAAELSSLEEARLQDCDVVISATGDDKVNLVVSLLAKTEFAVRRVVARINHPDNEWLFTEAWGVDVAVSTPRVMVALVEEAVSVGDLVRLMTFRQGQANLVEITLPPAAPVVGRAVSDIKLPRDAALVAIVRGARVVIPSPDEPLEGGDELLFVTVQEAESQLRRLVCGDGNC from the coding sequence ATGCGCGTTGCCATCGCGGGCGCCGGGGGCGTCGGCCGGTCCATCGCGAACGAGCTCATCGAGCACGAGCACGACGTGATGCTCATCGAGCGGGACCCGGACAAGGTCGACCCCGACCGGGTGCCCCGCGCGGAGTGGCTGGCCGCGGACGCGGCCGAGCTGTCCTCGCTGGAGGAGGCCCGGCTGCAGGACTGCGACGTGGTCATCTCGGCCACCGGCGACGACAAGGTCAACCTGGTGGTCTCGCTGCTGGCCAAGACCGAGTTCGCGGTCCGCCGGGTGGTGGCCCGGATCAACCACCCCGACAACGAGTGGCTGTTCACCGAGGCCTGGGGCGTCGACGTCGCGGTGTCCACGCCGCGGGTGATGGTCGCGCTGGTCGAGGAGGCGGTCTCGGTCGGCGACCTGGTCCGGCTCATGACGTTCCGGCAGGGGCAGGCCAACCTGGTCGAGATCACCCTGCCGCCGGCGGCCCCGGTCGTCGGGCGGGCGGTCTCCGACATAAAGCTGCCGCGCGACGCCGCGCTGGTCGCGATCGTGCGCGGGGCCCGGGTCGTCATCCCGTCCCCGGACGAGCCGCTGGAGGGCGGCGACGAGCTGCTGTTCGTCACGGTCCAGGAGGCCGAGTCGCAGCTGCGGCGGCTCGTCTGCGGCGACGGGAACTGCTAG
- a CDS encoding DUF3159 domain-containing protein translates to MTDAADESRPPAAKPTPMLVESIGGWRGLIDSGLPVVVFVAVNAVAGLQAAIWAAVGAGVLLFVLRLVRKETVQQALSGFFGVLVAAFIANRTGEAKGFFLLGIWASFAYGAVFLVSILARWPLVGVIWEYVDGRGIGTAWRKDRRLMRVYTWCTVVWVLVFAARGLVQRYLYDQDSTGWLAVARLAMGYPFTIGALAISVLAVRRVRKQEGADTTPEDVVAEKLHLDHEPG, encoded by the coding sequence GTGACCGACGCGGCCGACGAGAGTCGGCCGCCGGCCGCCAAGCCGACCCCGATGCTGGTCGAGTCGATCGGCGGCTGGCGCGGCCTGATCGACAGCGGCCTGCCCGTCGTCGTCTTCGTCGCCGTGAACGCCGTGGCCGGCCTGCAGGCCGCGATCTGGGCCGCGGTCGGCGCCGGCGTACTGCTGTTCGTACTGCGGCTGGTGCGCAAGGAGACCGTGCAGCAGGCCCTCAGCGGCTTCTTCGGCGTCCTGGTCGCGGCGTTCATCGCGAACCGGACCGGCGAGGCCAAGGGCTTCTTCCTGCTCGGGATCTGGGCCAGCTTCGCGTACGGCGCGGTCTTCCTGGTCTCGATCCTGGCCCGCTGGCCGCTGGTCGGCGTGATCTGGGAGTACGTCGACGGCCGCGGCATCGGCACGGCCTGGCGCAAGGACCGCCGGCTGATGCGCGTCTACACCTGGTGCACGGTCGTCTGGGTGCTCGTCTTCGCCGCCCGCGGCCTGGTCCAGCGCTACCTCTACGACCAGGACTCCACCGGCTGGCTGGCGGTGGCCCGGCTCGCGATGGGCTACCCGTTCACGATCGGGGCGCTCGCGATCTCGGTGCTCGCGGTCCGCCGGGTGCGCAAGCAGGAGGGCGCGGACACCACGCCCGAGGACGTCGTGGCCGAGAAGCTGCACCTGGACCACGAGCCCGGCTAG
- a CDS encoding OB-fold nucleic acid binding domain-containing protein, with the protein MSETPAPIRRGWLTRVVQRLTEDAEELDAADLREDVQKAGSRPVAACCQGEPVTVTGRLRSVVYTPRDTVPTVDAELFDGSGSVHLVWLGRSRIPGIEPGRVLVARGRVSEHDGVKMIFNPWYELKSVSA; encoded by the coding sequence GTGAGCGAGACCCCAGCGCCGATCCGCCGCGGCTGGTTGACCCGAGTGGTCCAGCGACTGACCGAGGACGCCGAGGAGCTGGACGCCGCCGACCTGCGCGAGGACGTGCAGAAGGCCGGGTCCCGCCCCGTCGCGGCCTGCTGCCAGGGCGAGCCGGTGACGGTGACCGGCAGGCTGCGCTCGGTCGTGTACACGCCGCGGGATACCGTTCCGACCGTGGACGCAGAGCTCTTCGACGGCTCCGGGTCGGTGCACCTGGTCTGGCTCGGCCGCAGCCGCATCCCCGGCATCGAGCCCGGCCGGGTGCTGGTCGCCCGCGGCCGGGTCTCCGAGCACGACGGTGTCAAGATGATCTTCAATCCCTGGTACGAGCTGAAGTCGGTGTCCGCGTGA
- a CDS encoding alpha/beta hydrolase: MRTAGYALVAPPPEPGPELVTGAFRALSDCAERYGSRLGLVGGVSLGAHVAARWAAGRADLGGVLLVMPAWTGSPAVLAAATAASADVVERLGTAGALAAAGDAVPWVAAELAAAWPGYGDGLAASLRAAAASAGPSPAELAALTAPAGVVGLVDDPLHPYAVAQEWAATLPYAALGRLGLAEVGSDRSVLGTAALAALAAAPTRPEPR, from the coding sequence TTGCGTACGGCCGGGTACGCGCTGGTCGCGCCGCCGCCCGAGCCCGGCCCCGAGCTCGTGACCGGCGCGTTTCGGGCCCTGTCGGACTGCGCCGAGCGGTACGGCTCGCGGCTGGGGCTGGTCGGCGGGGTCTCGCTCGGTGCGCACGTCGCCGCCCGCTGGGCCGCGGGTCGAGCGGACCTGGGCGGCGTGCTGCTGGTGATGCCGGCCTGGACGGGATCACCCGCTGTGCTCGCGGCCGCGACGGCGGCCTCCGCGGACGTGGTCGAGCGGCTCGGGACGGCCGGGGCGCTGGCCGCGGCCGGGGACGCGGTGCCCTGGGTCGCGGCCGAGCTGGCCGCGGCCTGGCCCGGGTACGGGGACGGGCTGGCGGCGAGCCTCCGGGCCGCGGCCGCCTCCGCCGGGCCGTCCCCGGCCGAGCTGGCGGCGCTGACGGCGCCGGCCGGGGTGGTCGGGCTCGTCGACGACCCGCTGCACCCGTACGCGGTGGCACAGGAGTGGGCCGCCACGCTGCCGTACGCGGCGCTGGGCCGCCTGGGACTGGCCGAGGTGGGCTCGGACCGCAGCGTGCTCGGTACCGCCGCCCTGGCGGCCCTGGCCGCCGCCCCGACCAGGCCCGAGCCGCGCTAG
- a CDS encoding DUF3710 domain-containing protein: protein MALGRRRVHRSERQKIDATPPWSTEKDRDTDPTTGPYDEQDVPGDELERLDLGALRIPVIGGVEVRVDVGPDQQVVAATLSYSGSEAQIGAFAAPRTAGIWDEIRKEIRTSITQQGGTAQEVKGRFGTELTGRIPVQGGFQSVRFVGVDGPRWFLRGLFTGTAATDPAKAAVLEDAVRNIVVVRGSSPMPVRDPLPLTLPEEIKAQAEEETRGAHAAPDEPAEEEAPEEDFGPSEEDSVPAARPNPRRRRR from the coding sequence ATGGCCCTCGGACGGCGCCGGGTGCACCGCTCGGAACGGCAGAAGATCGACGCGACCCCGCCCTGGTCGACCGAGAAGGACCGGGACACCGACCCGACCACCGGCCCGTACGACGAGCAGGACGTGCCCGGCGACGAGCTGGAGCGCCTCGACCTCGGCGCGCTGCGGATCCCGGTCATCGGCGGCGTCGAGGTCCGCGTGGACGTCGGCCCGGACCAGCAGGTCGTCGCGGCCACGCTGTCGTACTCGGGGAGCGAGGCGCAGATCGGCGCGTTCGCCGCCCCCCGCACGGCCGGGATCTGGGACGAGATCCGCAAGGAGATCCGCACCTCGATCACCCAGCAGGGCGGCACCGCGCAGGAGGTCAAGGGCCGCTTCGGCACCGAGCTGACCGGCCGGATCCCGGTCCAGGGCGGGTTCCAGAGCGTCCGGTTCGTCGGCGTCGACGGGCCGCGCTGGTTCCTGCGCGGGCTGTTCACCGGCACCGCCGCGACCGACCCGGCCAAGGCCGCGGTGCTCGAGGACGCGGTCCGCAACATCGTGGTGGTCCGCGGCAGCTCCCCGATGCCCGTCCGGGACCCGCTGCCGCTGACGCTGCCGGAGGAGATCAAGGCGCAGGCGGAGGAGGAGACCCGGGGCGCGCACGCGGCCCCGGACGAGCCGGCCGAGGAGGAGGCTCCGGAGGAGGACTTCGGTCCGTCCGAGGAGGACTCCGTCCCGGCCGCGCGCCCCAACCCCCGCCGCCGCCGCCGCTGA
- the dut gene encoding dUTP diphosphatase, which translates to MPSPLSPPGPSAPVEVLVQRLDPGVPLPAYALDGDAGADVVTTVDARLAPGERAVLPTGLALALPDGYAVFVHPRSGLAARCGMSLVNAPGTVDSGYRGEVKVIVINHDPVASLTLTRGDRIAQLVLQKVERAAFRVVDELPASERGAGGHGSTGGHARLAGGV; encoded by the coding sequence GTGCCGTCACCCCTGTCCCCACCTGGGCCGTCCGCCCCGGTCGAGGTCCTCGTCCAGCGCCTCGACCCCGGCGTCCCGCTGCCGGCGTACGCGTTGGACGGCGACGCCGGCGCCGACGTCGTGACCACCGTGGACGCCCGGCTGGCGCCGGGGGAGCGGGCGGTGCTGCCCACCGGCCTGGCCCTCGCCCTCCCGGACGGGTACGCGGTGTTCGTGCACCCGCGCTCCGGCCTGGCCGCCCGTTGTGGCATGTCGCTGGTGAACGCGCCCGGCACGGTCGACTCGGGTTACCGCGGCGAGGTGAAGGTGATCGTCATCAACCACGACCCGGTGGCGTCGCTGACGCTGACCCGCGGCGACCGGATCGCCCAGCTGGTGCTGCAGAAGGTCGAGCGGGCCGCGTTCCGGGTCGTCGACGAGCTGCCCGCCTCCGAGCGCGGCGCCGGTGGCCACGGCTCCACCGGCGGCCACGCGCGCCTGGCCGGGGGTGTGTGA
- a CDS encoding DUF4193 domain-containing protein, with amino-acid sequence MATDYDAPRRSEVDELGEDSLEELKARRAEAQSGSIDVDEAELNENLELPGADLSGEELTVRAVPQQADEFTCSSCFLVHHRSRLAGQRNGQPVCRDCAA; translated from the coding sequence ATGGCTACCGATTACGACGCGCCTCGCCGCAGCGAGGTCGACGAGCTCGGGGAGGATTCTCTCGAGGAGCTGAAGGCCCGCCGGGCCGAGGCGCAGTCCGGTTCGATCGACGTCGACGAGGCCGAGCTCAACGAGAACCTCGAGCTCCCCGGGGCCGACCTGTCCGGTGAGGAACTCACCGTCCGGGCCGTCCCGCAGCAGGCGGACGAGTTCACCTGCTCCAGCTGTTTCCTGGTCCACCACCGCTCCCGGCTCGCCGGGCAGCGCAACGGCCAGCCCGTCTGCCGGGACTGCGCGGCCTGA
- the rsgA gene encoding ribosome small subunit-dependent GTPase A: MLDELGWDAEWAALATERTGRPARVVRADGPRVLLATESGEVPATGPRLVTGDWTMYLRSSDRGEPGTAVRLPRRTELVRGAGGKAAARQVLAANVDLVFVLVSLAAPPSAGRLDRLMAVAWDSGARPVVVLTKADLATGTAAAEREEVAETAPGAEVLLVSTVDGRGLAELRALIRPGLTAALLGVSGAGKSSLRNALAGTADAAVRPVGRTGKGRHTTTTRELVLLPGGGLVLDTPGLRGVQLWAADAGLDRAFADIVELAERCRYRDCRHAGEPGCAIAAAVAAGTLSARRVASHAALRHEVGWLADRYDARERAEQRRQWKQLSKAVRAGRRASPRHGGSPPVGPRR, from the coding sequence GTGCTCGACGAGCTGGGGTGGGACGCCGAGTGGGCGGCGCTCGCCACCGAACGGACCGGCCGGCCGGCCCGCGTGGTCCGCGCCGACGGCCCCCGCGTCCTGCTGGCGACGGAGTCCGGGGAGGTGCCGGCGACCGGGCCGCGGCTGGTGACCGGTGACTGGACCATGTACCTGCGCTCGTCCGACCGGGGCGAGCCCGGCACCGCCGTCCGCCTCCCCCGCCGTACGGAGCTGGTGCGCGGCGCCGGCGGCAAGGCCGCGGCCCGCCAGGTGCTGGCGGCGAACGTCGACCTGGTGTTCGTGCTGGTCTCGCTGGCCGCGCCGCCGAGCGCGGGCCGGCTGGACCGGCTGATGGCGGTGGCCTGGGACTCCGGCGCCCGCCCGGTGGTCGTGCTGACCAAGGCCGACCTGGCCACCGGCACCGCGGCGGCCGAGCGGGAGGAGGTCGCCGAGACCGCCCCCGGCGCGGAGGTGCTGCTGGTCAGCACCGTGGACGGGCGCGGGCTGGCCGAGCTGCGGGCGCTGATCCGGCCGGGCCTGACCGCAGCGCTGCTGGGCGTCTCCGGGGCCGGCAAGTCCAGCCTGCGCAACGCGCTGGCCGGCACCGCGGACGCCGCGGTCCGGCCGGTGGGCCGGACCGGCAAGGGCCGGCACACCACGACCACCCGGGAGCTGGTCCTGCTGCCGGGCGGCGGGCTCGTGCTCGACACCCCGGGCCTGCGGGGCGTGCAGCTCTGGGCCGCCGACGCCGGCCTGGACCGCGCCTTCGCCGACATCGTGGAGCTGGCCGAGCGCTGCCGCTACCGGGACTGCCGGCACGCCGGTGAGCCCGGCTGCGCGATCGCCGCCGCGGTCGCCGCGGGCACGCTGTCCGCCCGCCGGGTGGCCAGCCACGCCGCGCTCCGGCACGAGGTCGGCTGGCTCGCCGACCGGTACGACGCCCGTGAGCGGGCCGAGCAGCGCCGGCAGTGGAAGCAGCTGTCGAAGGCGGTCAGGGCCGGTCGGCGGGCGAGCCCGCGGCACGGCGGTTCTCCCCCGGTGGGCCCACGACGGTGA